The proteins below come from a single Halobacillus salinarum genomic window:
- a CDS encoding YdcF family protein, translating to MKQTKKILLSFFAVCVLSVILCTATLYILGPNFLLVKGSPKPSDAIILLSGSEDRLELAAQLYSKGYGKKVILTNSTEPATTPEAAMKEGIAKEAILEEPNATSTYENALFARKIMHEHHLKSAVVVTSDYHSRRTRYTFNTIYDDIDVTYAFSDSYFNPDDGLTKQENRTVFQEYVKMIGYAVRFLFTS from the coding sequence ATGAAACAAACCAAAAAAATTCTGCTCAGTTTTTTCGCTGTCTGCGTGCTTAGTGTCATCCTATGTACGGCCACATTATACATCCTTGGGCCAAATTTTTTACTAGTCAAGGGGTCCCCTAAGCCTAGTGATGCCATTATCCTCTTGAGCGGAAGTGAAGACCGATTAGAACTCGCTGCACAGCTGTACAGCAAAGGATACGGTAAAAAAGTCATTCTTACTAATTCTACAGAACCCGCGACCACACCAGAAGCTGCGATGAAAGAAGGGATCGCGAAGGAAGCCATACTCGAAGAGCCTAACGCAACGAGCACATATGAAAATGCCTTGTTTGCAAGAAAAATTATGCATGAGCATCACTTAAAATCAGCTGTGGTGGTGACAAGTGACTACCACTCCCGCAGGACGAGGTACACGTTTAACACCATTTATGACGATATCGATGTGACGTACGCGTTTTCAGATTCGTACTTTAACCCTGATGACGGGCTTACTAAACAGGAAAATCGCACGGTATTTCAGGAATATGTGAAAATGATCGGATATGCGGTGCGCTTTTTGTTCACATCCTAA
- a CDS encoding PRC-barrel domain-containing protein: MFLSATGLEKLTLYAEDGEMGKVKDLYFDDHDYTVRYLTIVSKRWFPDQVIYLSPSAISRVDFDEKRIEVNHTRSELRNRAGVTKESEMSPEKEEELSAHFNWSKYWAGELLWGDYPTPDIHSNAAVQSPGITERKSQLRSINHMKGVFSHAHVVADDGDVGYIQDVFIEKETWRIRYFLTNSGKWSTHTFALVSPDWIDFADWKKDNLQVNMSLEDIERGPLYRKGETMTRDFEKKLYESYDKKPYWE; this comes from the coding sequence ATGTTTTTAAGTGCAACAGGTCTTGAGAAATTAACCCTTTATGCAGAAGATGGGGAAATGGGAAAAGTCAAGGATCTTTACTTTGATGATCATGATTACACCGTGCGATATTTAACGATCGTATCGAAACGCTGGTTCCCTGATCAGGTGATTTACCTTTCTCCGTCCGCCATCAGCCGGGTTGATTTTGACGAAAAGAGAATTGAAGTCAATCATACCCGTAGTGAATTGCGGAATCGCGCCGGTGTTACGAAAGAGTCTGAAATGAGTCCGGAAAAGGAAGAGGAGCTTTCCGCTCACTTCAACTGGAGCAAATACTGGGCGGGAGAATTACTTTGGGGCGATTATCCTACCCCGGACATTCATTCGAATGCAGCCGTCCAGAGTCCAGGGATCACGGAAAGAAAATCACAGCTCCGCAGCATCAACCATATGAAAGGTGTGTTCAGCCATGCTCACGTAGTGGCTGACGATGGGGATGTCGGTTATATCCAGGACGTATTTATCGAAAAAGAAACGTGGCGGATTCGTTATTTCCTCACCAACTCTGGTAAATGGTCCACCCATACGTTTGCTCTTGTCTCCCCGGACTGGATTGATTTTGCTGATTGGAAAAAAGATAACCTGCAAGTCAACATGAGCCTTGAGGATATCGAAAGAGGTCCGCTGTATCGTAAAGGCGAAACGATGACACGTGATTTTGAAAAGAAATTATATGAAAGCTACGACAAGAAGCCTTATTGGGAGTAA